Proteins encoded by one window of Thalassoroseus pseudoceratinae:
- a CDS encoding S1C family serine protease, translated as MNRLALIFFAALVGTFGSDPTVSFAVDKAVLEAQQRRIEVIERVSKTVVAIFGASGGGGGSGVLISPDGYALTNFHVTSGAGDFMKCGLNDGRLYDAVIVGIDPTGDVAMIKLLGRDDFPAATLGDSDEVRVGDWAYAMGNPFLLATDFRPTITYGIVSGVHRYQEPASNNFLEYTDCIQVDSSINPGNSGGPLFSDDGKVIGINGRGSFEKRGRVNSGAGYAISINQIKHFMEHLKSGRIVDHATLGATVTTRTDGTVMVANILENSEAYKLGLRSGDELISFAGRPIRSVNQFKNVLGIYPKGWKLPLTYRQEQDRQTIYPRLRALHRASEMVFDKKPVEPPKQPKPDAPKDDPKKPKMPQIPGHSKPKPPAEYAHMLVKKPGFANYYFNEQEQDRIFEGLNSTGDFSSLNGSWTIAGQTGDGQEFELIINDQSVEMQQGNQEFSQKLGLDGTPTDLPPGSGGLLTSLAAYRLLLTEGKKPFSDTYYLGAEPLDGNGPRVDVLISKWITTEIRWYFDQTNQQLLGFDTYLSEDALPCEVRIQQRQDVDGRQFPSELLVRHIGETFATYQISKADFSKAEGQK; from the coding sequence GTGAACCGACTCGCTCTGATATTTTTCGCTGCATTGGTCGGCACCTTCGGAAGCGATCCGACCGTTTCCTTCGCCGTCGACAAAGCCGTGCTTGAAGCTCAACAACGACGGATCGAGGTGATTGAGCGGGTATCGAAAACCGTCGTCGCGATCTTCGGTGCAAGTGGTGGCGGTGGTGGATCGGGGGTGCTGATCTCGCCCGACGGTTATGCACTTACGAACTTTCATGTCACAAGTGGTGCCGGCGATTTCATGAAGTGTGGTCTGAACGATGGCCGGCTTTATGATGCCGTGATCGTGGGAATCGACCCGACTGGCGACGTCGCCATGATCAAGCTCCTTGGCCGAGATGATTTCCCCGCCGCCACGCTGGGAGACAGCGACGAGGTCCGTGTTGGCGACTGGGCCTACGCGATGGGCAACCCATTCCTGCTCGCGACAGATTTTCGACCAACGATCACTTATGGAATCGTGAGCGGGGTCCATCGGTATCAAGAACCGGCGAGTAACAACTTTCTCGAATACACCGACTGTATCCAGGTCGACTCGTCGATCAATCCCGGAAACTCGGGCGGGCCGTTGTTCAGTGACGACGGCAAGGTGATTGGTATCAACGGTCGGGGGTCGTTCGAGAAACGGGGGCGGGTCAATTCCGGTGCGGGCTATGCGATTTCGATCAACCAGATCAAGCATTTCATGGAGCACCTAAAAAGCGGACGGATCGTCGACCATGCAACACTCGGAGCAACCGTCACCACGCGAACCGATGGGACCGTGATGGTGGCCAACATCCTCGAAAACTCTGAGGCGTATAAACTCGGGCTACGTTCCGGTGACGAGCTCATTTCTTTTGCCGGTCGCCCGATTCGTAGTGTCAACCAGTTCAAAAATGTGCTTGGAATCTACCCCAAGGGATGGAAGCTTCCGTTGACTTATCGGCAGGAGCAAGATCGACAGACGATTTATCCACGATTACGGGCGTTACACCGAGCTTCGGAGATGGTGTTCGACAAAAAGCCCGTCGAACCGCCCAAGCAACCGAAACCAGATGCTCCCAAAGACGACCCCAAGAAACCGAAGATGCCGCAAATTCCGGGTCACTCGAAACCGAAACCACCAGCGGAATACGCTCATATGTTGGTGAAGAAACCTGGCTTCGCCAATTACTATTTCAATGAGCAGGAACAAGACCGGATTTTCGAAGGGTTGAATTCGACCGGCGACTTTTCGTCGTTGAATGGGTCTTGGACAATTGCTGGGCAAACAGGTGATGGCCAGGAGTTCGAATTAATCATCAATGACCAATCCGTCGAAATGCAGCAGGGAAACCAGGAGTTTTCACAAAAACTCGGTTTGGACGGGACCCCCACCGATCTGCCGCCCGGTAGCGGTGGCTTGCTGACCAGTCTGGCGGCGTATCGCTTGCTGCTCACGGAAGGGAAGAAACCGTTTAGCGATACCTACTACCTCGGGGCGGAACCGCTCGATGGCAATGGTCCGCGTGTTGATGTTTTGATCTCAAAATGGATCACGACTGAGATTCGATGGTACTTCGATCAGACGAATCAGCAATTGCTCGGGTTCGATACATACCTGTCGGAAGATGCCCTGCCATGTGAGGTGCGAATCCAACAGCGTCAAGATGTCGATGGCCGACAGTTCCCGTCGGAATTGCTTGTGCGACACATCGGCGAGACGTTCGCGACGTATCAGATCTCGAAAGCGGACTTCTCAAAAGCGGAGGGGCAGAAATGA
- a CDS encoding S1C family serine protease produces the protein MRWLRILLLASVVNLGIQSGLFAKSTRETIEYALPRVVKLFGAGGLRGLAGYGTGFLVSKDGHIATAWSHILDADQVSVVLDDGRRFEAKLIGAEPQLDIAVLKIENLTTELDHFELSTAKTVAVGQRVLAFSNMFNVAAGDEPVSVLHGVVAAKTDLAARRGAFQIPYDGPVYIMDAITNNPGAAGGIVLTRTGELVGVIGKEVRNARSNTWVNYAIPLPVLTKTIDAIIAGTYVEDEKPDEDAPDRYRPLDFGLVMVPDVVFRTPAYIESVLPGTAAASQGLQPDDLVLFVDNELVQSARELKRKLGALESGDRFEMIVRRKNRLITIQLTAPKKSDQ, from the coding sequence ATGAGGTGGTTACGAATATTGCTGCTGGCCTCCGTCGTCAATCTTGGAATCCAAAGCGGACTCTTTGCCAAGTCCACCAGAGAAACAATTGAATACGCGTTGCCACGAGTCGTCAAGTTGTTTGGAGCGGGAGGGCTCCGCGGTCTCGCAGGCTACGGTACCGGCTTTCTTGTCTCGAAAGACGGACACATCGCAACCGCATGGAGTCATATTCTCGATGCGGACCAAGTCAGTGTTGTGCTGGATGACGGTCGCCGATTTGAAGCCAAACTGATCGGTGCTGAGCCACAACTCGACATCGCGGTACTCAAGATTGAAAATCTGACGACAGAACTGGATCACTTCGAGTTATCCACCGCAAAAACGGTTGCTGTCGGTCAACGTGTTCTCGCCTTTAGCAATATGTTCAATGTGGCGGCCGGAGATGAACCGGTTTCTGTTTTACACGGTGTGGTGGCGGCGAAGACTGATCTCGCAGCCCGTCGTGGTGCCTTTCAAATACCGTATGACGGGCCGGTCTATATCATGGATGCCATTACGAACAATCCGGGGGCGGCCGGTGGAATTGTACTGACTCGCACGGGCGAACTGGTGGGGGTGATCGGCAAAGAGGTTCGCAACGCACGCAGCAACACGTGGGTGAACTACGCCATCCCGCTTCCTGTGTTGACGAAGACCATTGATGCCATCATTGCCGGCACATACGTCGAGGATGAAAAACCTGATGAAGACGCACCGGATCGTTATCGACCGCTCGATTTCGGCTTGGTGATGGTGCCGGATGTGGTTTTTCGCACACCGGCCTATATTGAATCTGTGCTTCCGGGAACGGCCGCGGCGAGTCAGGGACTTCAGCCCGATGATCTCGTGCTGTTCGTTGACAATGAGCTTGTCCAATCAGCCCGAGAGTTGAAGCGAAAATTGGGGGCTCTCGAATCCGGTGATCGGTTTGAAATGATCGTGCGTCGGAAGAATCGACTCATCACCATCCAACTGACTGCACCAAAGAAGTCGGATCAATGA
- a CDS encoding trypsin-like peptidase domain-containing protein has protein sequence MTHLHFSKTIASLFCVHVALIMLGTSVCHAEDLEEAEEKAFREAAALAEPSIVRIQTVGGLDRVGQILAAEGPTTGVVVSSDGFVITSSFNFVNQPTSIVVRHPDGRPLPAKIVATDHSKMLTLLKVDADDLTPAVTAPAEEIRVGQWALAMGRTFDENLPSVSVGIVSALDRIWGKAIQTDAKTSPVNYGGPLVDIQGRVMGVVVPLSPQGTDEAAGVEWYDGGIGFAIPLADINRVLDRMKKGEDLHRGLLGVSFPGASGLLGVDPTIDRVRVNSPADKAGIESGDVLVKIGDTDVASQSEIKHAMGKYYAGDRLSITVKRGEENISADIELVAELAPYESGFLGILPERQSSENAEGVGVRYVFLDSPAAKLGLKNRDRIVAFDKTETPNAEVLLDLVSRMQPGDTASVTWSSEGKPNTKEVELAAIPDQLPDELRSVAIVPAGDAVERPEVGHFSGTIPDGEMTYWAYVPDGYNPAASYGLMVWIHPNDDTMEAAILNKWRVICEQRGLILLAPRAENITRWTLPETAVVKQLVEKFLADYSIDQDRVFVHTMAEGGPFGLQLVLKNRDLFAGFSGVGTPLRGKLPENDPDFRQQFQFIVGPDDPLKPRINASVEALRKLKFPATLQEIDGLKSGIYPEKADVESLAIWADLLDRI, from the coding sequence ATGACCCATTTGCATTTTTCGAAGACGATCGCCAGTTTATTTTGCGTTCACGTCGCCTTGATCATGCTCGGAACGTCGGTATGCCATGCCGAAGATCTCGAGGAAGCCGAAGAAAAGGCGTTTCGGGAAGCGGCTGCACTTGCGGAGCCGTCCATCGTGCGGATTCAAACGGTGGGCGGTCTGGATCGCGTTGGTCAAATCCTCGCCGCCGAAGGACCGACGACGGGAGTCGTCGTTTCGTCGGATGGGTTTGTCATCACCAGTTCTTTCAATTTTGTGAATCAACCGACGTCAATCGTGGTGCGTCATCCAGATGGGCGACCGCTACCGGCGAAGATCGTCGCGACCGATCACTCGAAGATGCTCACGCTGCTGAAAGTGGACGCCGACGACCTGACGCCTGCCGTCACCGCTCCGGCAGAGGAAATCCGCGTCGGACAATGGGCACTGGCCATGGGACGAACATTCGACGAAAATCTCCCGAGCGTGTCGGTCGGCATCGTCAGTGCGTTAGATCGCATTTGGGGGAAGGCCATTCAAACGGACGCGAAGACATCGCCCGTGAATTACGGTGGTCCGTTGGTGGATATCCAAGGCCGCGTGATGGGGGTGGTTGTGCCGCTCTCGCCACAGGGGACTGACGAAGCGGCTGGTGTGGAATGGTACGACGGTGGCATCGGGTTCGCGATTCCGCTGGCGGACATCAACCGTGTTCTCGATCGGATGAAGAAAGGCGAAGATCTTCATCGTGGATTGTTAGGTGTCAGCTTTCCGGGAGCATCAGGACTTCTCGGCGTCGACCCGACAATCGACCGGGTCCGTGTGAATTCCCCGGCGGACAAGGCGGGAATTGAATCGGGTGATGTGCTGGTGAAAATCGGTGATACGGACGTTGCGAGTCAGTCCGAAATCAAACACGCCATGGGTAAGTACTACGCGGGTGATCGGCTCTCGATTACTGTGAAGCGAGGTGAGGAAAACATCTCCGCCGACATTGAATTGGTAGCGGAACTGGCTCCCTACGAGTCCGGGTTCCTCGGGATTCTGCCGGAGCGACAATCCTCGGAGAACGCCGAGGGGGTTGGTGTCCGGTATGTCTTCCTCGACAGTCCAGCCGCGAAGCTGGGGCTAAAGAACCGAGATCGCATTGTAGCGTTCGATAAAACAGAGACGCCAAATGCGGAAGTGCTGCTCGATCTCGTGAGCCGAATGCAGCCCGGTGATACAGCGAGCGTGACTTGGTCGAGCGAAGGGAAACCGAATACAAAAGAAGTCGAGTTAGCCGCCATTCCCGATCAACTGCCTGATGAATTGCGAAGCGTTGCGATTGTGCCCGCCGGTGATGCGGTCGAACGCCCCGAAGTCGGACACTTCTCGGGCACCATTCCTGATGGCGAGATGACATACTGGGCGTACGTGCCAGACGGGTACAACCCAGCGGCCTCGTATGGTCTTATGGTTTGGATTCATCCGAATGACGACACGATGGAAGCCGCGATCCTCAACAAATGGCGAGTGATCTGTGAGCAGAGAGGTTTGATTCTGCTCGCGCCACGGGCGGAGAACATCACACGTTGGACACTTCCCGAAACCGCCGTTGTCAAACAATTGGTCGAAAAATTCCTGGCGGACTACTCGATTGACCAAGACCGGGTGTTTGTCCACACGATGGCCGAAGGGGGGCCATTTGGCTTGCAGTTGGTGCTTAAGAATCGTGATCTGTTCGCAGGCTTCAGCGGCGTTGGCACACCACTTCGAGGCAAATTGCCGGAGAACGATCCGGATTTTCGGCAGCAGTTTCAATTCATTGTCGGGCCGGATGATCCATTGAAGCCACGGATCAACGCATCGGTTGAAGCTCTGCGGAAACTAAAATTCCCCGCGACCTTGCAAGAAATTGACGGCCTCAAAAGTGGGATCTACCCAGAGAAAGCTGACGTCGAGTCCCTAGCAATTTGGGCCGATTTGCTCGACCGAATCTAA
- a CDS encoding sugar phosphate isomerase/epimerase family protein: protein MIQSAVTVSLVEEARGGPFVLWDDLPAACELASKLGYDAIELFAPSPNVVDSGELKSLLDQHQLKLAAVGTGAGMVIDGLSLIDTDRARREIAIEFVRSMIEFGSEFGAPAIIGSMQGKWGNRLSKDAALDLLRDALDRLGADAEQHGTRLIYEPLNRYETNLINTIDDGVAFLKTLKSENVKLLADLFHMNIEEVNLADAIRAGGSFIGHVHFVDSNRRPTGNGHMDYAPIAAALKEIGYDGYASAEAFPWPDPNAAAEQTISQFKKWFRD, encoded by the coding sequence ATGATTCAGTCTGCCGTTACTGTGAGTTTGGTCGAGGAAGCCCGCGGTGGTCCATTTGTATTGTGGGACGACTTGCCTGCCGCATGCGAGTTAGCCTCGAAATTGGGGTACGACGCCATCGAGCTTTTTGCTCCGTCGCCAAATGTCGTGGACTCGGGAGAGCTAAAGAGCTTACTCGATCAGCATCAATTGAAACTCGCAGCGGTCGGAACCGGTGCGGGGATGGTGATCGATGGTCTCAGTTTGATCGACACCGATCGGGCACGCCGAGAGATCGCGATTGAGTTCGTGCGATCCATGATCGAATTCGGTTCGGAGTTCGGAGCACCAGCGATTATTGGCTCAATGCAGGGCAAGTGGGGCAACCGGCTCAGCAAAGATGCTGCTCTTGACCTCTTGCGGGATGCGTTGGACCGATTGGGAGCCGACGCTGAACAACATGGCACGCGTCTGATCTACGAACCGCTCAACCGGTATGAAACCAATCTCATCAACACGATTGACGATGGTGTTGCGTTCTTGAAGACGTTGAAATCCGAGAATGTGAAACTGCTCGCCGACCTGTTCCATATGAACATCGAAGAGGTCAATCTGGCCGACGCGATTCGCGCGGGTGGAAGTTTCATCGGTCATGTGCACTTCGTCGATTCCAATCGGCGACCCACGGGGAATGGGCACATGGACTATGCCCCGATTGCCGCGGCACTCAAGGAAATCGGTTACGACGGCTACGCGTCTGCCGAGGCTTTTCCCTGGCCCGATCCGAATGCAGCGGCCGAACAGACAATTTCTCAATTCAAAAAATGGTTCCGGGATTAG
- a CDS encoding RbsD/FucU family protein: protein MLKHQLVHPEINGVLGAAGHHSKILIADGNYPASTKRGPNATLVSLNLSPGVVTVSQVLRALLSAVPLDAVNTMGIPPDDPYAEQGEPTVWAEYRQVLQEANSPLELEPIEKWDFYEAVESPDHVLTIQTADQSLWANVLLTMGCRVAPEN, encoded by the coding sequence ATGCTGAAGCATCAACTGGTCCATCCCGAAATTAACGGCGTCCTCGGCGCTGCGGGGCATCATTCGAAAATCTTGATCGCCGACGGCAATTACCCAGCGTCGACGAAACGTGGTCCGAATGCCACGTTGGTCAGTCTGAATCTGTCTCCGGGTGTGGTCACGGTGTCGCAGGTGCTGCGTGCACTGCTATCCGCGGTACCGTTGGATGCCGTCAATACTATGGGGATCCCACCAGACGACCCATACGCGGAACAAGGGGAGCCGACGGTATGGGCGGAGTATCGGCAAGTCCTGCAGGAGGCAAATTCGCCGCTGGAATTGGAGCCGATCGAGAAGTGGGATTTCTACGAAGCCGTCGAGTCTCCCGATCACGTGTTGACGATTCAAACAGCAGATCAGTCCTTGTGGGCGAACGTATTACTAACGATGGGGTGTCGGGTGGCCCCCGAAAACTAA
- a CDS encoding circularly permuted type 2 ATP-grasp protein, translating to MFDAYCCDGFFDEVFSTGGPPRLPDLVEHLRGFSGEELRTRQRRAEALLLNLGITFAVYGDDRGTEKVWPVDLIPRIMDATEWGGIEKGLEQRIHALNLFIDDIYNDKKIIKDGVLPEEIVATATTYRKECEGFHPPNGVWVHVTGTDLVRDRDGQIYVLEDNLRCPSGVSYVLENRELMKRTLPEVFRGASVAPVEDYPERLLSTLLDTAPAGLDEPTAVVLTPGIYNSAYFEHSFLAQQMGVELVEGQDLVVDDGFVFMQTTHGMKRVDVIYRRIDDDFLDPKCFRSNSALGVPGLMEVYKAGRVTLANAPGTGIADDKAIYAYVPQIIKYYLGEDAILNNVPTYLCSDAQQRQHVLDHMNELVVKPTNESGGYGIMLGPQATESEQATCADAIRQNPRNFIAQPMLTLSTVPTLIGDQLEPRHVDLRPFILTGNETYVLPGGLTRVALRQGSMIVNSSQGGGSKDTWVIGSASGKSAWREAESSSGFENSMQSQSTGGMSQSQSQS from the coding sequence ATGTTTGATGCATACTGTTGTGACGGGTTCTTCGATGAGGTGTTTTCAACGGGCGGTCCACCGCGACTGCCGGACCTTGTCGAGCATCTCCGAGGGTTCAGCGGAGAGGAACTTCGGACTCGACAGCGGCGTGCGGAAGCCTTGCTTTTAAACCTCGGAATTACGTTTGCCGTTTATGGCGACGATCGAGGGACTGAAAAAGTTTGGCCCGTCGACCTGATCCCACGGATCATGGACGCCACGGAGTGGGGGGGGATCGAAAAAGGATTGGAGCAACGAATTCATGCTCTGAACCTATTCATCGACGACATCTACAACGACAAGAAAATCATCAAAGACGGCGTCCTGCCGGAAGAAATCGTCGCGACGGCCACGACCTATCGCAAAGAGTGCGAGGGGTTTCATCCGCCAAATGGCGTTTGGGTTCATGTAACCGGGACCGATTTGGTCCGCGATCGCGACGGGCAAATTTACGTTCTTGAAGACAACCTCCGCTGCCCGTCTGGTGTTTCCTACGTTCTTGAGAATCGAGAACTGATGAAGCGAACGCTACCGGAGGTGTTTCGCGGGGCCTCGGTCGCACCCGTGGAAGATTATCCCGAGCGATTGCTATCGACGCTTTTGGACACCGCACCGGCCGGATTGGACGAACCGACCGCCGTCGTGCTGACACCGGGGATCTACAACTCCGCCTATTTCGAGCACTCGTTCTTGGCTCAGCAAATGGGGGTGGAACTCGTCGAAGGACAAGACTTGGTCGTCGATGACGGTTTCGTGTTCATGCAGACAACGCATGGAATGAAACGTGTTGACGTCATCTACCGCCGGATTGACGACGACTTCCTCGATCCGAAATGTTTTCGATCCAACTCGGCACTGGGCGTGCCTGGGTTGATGGAAGTCTACAAGGCGGGGCGTGTCACACTCGCGAATGCCCCGGGAACGGGAATCGCGGATGACAAAGCCATTTATGCGTACGTTCCGCAAATCATCAAATACTATCTTGGCGAAGACGCGATCCTGAACAATGTGCCGACCTATCTTTGCTCAGACGCGCAGCAGCGGCAGCATGTGCTTGATCACATGAACGAACTGGTCGTGAAACCGACCAACGAATCCGGCGGATACGGGATCATGCTGGGACCGCAAGCGACGGAGTCTGAGCAAGCCACATGTGCCGATGCGATTCGCCAAAATCCGCGGAACTTCATTGCCCAGCCGATGCTCACTCTCTCGACTGTCCCAACGCTGATTGGTGATCAACTCGAGCCGCGACATGTCGATCTTCGACCATTTATCCTGACCGGAAACGAAACTTATGTGCTGCCAGGCGGATTGACTCGTGTCGCGTTGCGGCAAGGTTCGATGATTGTGAACTCGTCGCAAGGCGGTGGCAGCAAAGATACGTGGGTCATCGGCTCTGCCTCTGGTAAGTCGGCGTGGCGGGAAGCCGAGTCGTCTTCAGGTTTTGAGAACTCCATGCAGTCTCAGTCTACGGGTGGCATGAGCCAATCTCAGAGTCAATCGTAG
- a CDS encoding alpha-E domain-containing protein — protein MLCRTAGYIYWLSRYIERAENVARFVDVNQTLTLGAQGALSPQWAPLVYTTGDEEIFAELYCDGKCEPEHFSEENVLRFLTFDERNPNSILSCLSMARQNARGVRDNLPALTWEEINKFYLMVREAADRPHTLRQPYDFLDEVKRRSHLIGGVTHSTMSRNEGWHFYRIGRMLERADKTSRMLDVKYYVLLPDPSDVGTPLDVVQWSALLESTSALQMYRKRYGRIRPRKVARFLILDREFPRSMGYALLRAEQSMHAITGSPQGVYRNSAEQLLGRLTAELSYTSVDDVIENGMHQFIDGFQNRLNEIGVAVESNFFHVQQERG, from the coding sequence ATGTTGTGTCGTACCGCCGGATACATTTATTGGTTGAGCCGCTACATCGAACGTGCCGAGAATGTGGCTCGATTTGTTGACGTGAACCAAACGTTGACCCTGGGGGCTCAGGGCGCTTTGTCTCCGCAGTGGGCTCCCCTGGTTTATACAACCGGTGACGAGGAAATCTTCGCGGAACTCTACTGCGACGGAAAGTGCGAACCAGAACACTTCAGCGAAGAAAACGTCCTTCGCTTTCTGACATTCGACGAACGCAACCCGAATTCGATCTTGTCCTGTCTTTCCATGGCGCGTCAAAACGCCCGGGGGGTGCGAGACAATCTGCCCGCGTTGACGTGGGAAGAAATTAACAAGTTCTATCTCATGGTCCGTGAAGCGGCGGACCGTCCGCACACGCTTCGGCAACCCTATGACTTTCTCGATGAAGTCAAGCGGCGAAGTCATCTGATTGGCGGCGTGACACACTCGACGATGTCCCGAAACGAGGGTTGGCACTTCTATCGCATTGGTCGCATGTTGGAACGTGCCGATAAGACATCGCGGATGTTAGACGTGAAGTACTACGTGCTGTTGCCCGACCCCAGCGATGTCGGCACGCCGTTAGACGTCGTTCAATGGTCGGCATTGTTGGAATCCACCAGTGCCTTGCAGATGTATCGAAAACGGTACGGCCGAATTCGTCCGCGGAAGGTGGCTCGCTTCTTGATATTGGATCGGGAATTTCCGAGATCGATGGGGTACGCGTTGCTGCGGGCGGAGCAGTCAATGCATGCCATCACCGGGTCACCGCAGGGTGTTTACCGGAATTCTGCCGAGCAACTTCTCGGTCGCCTAACGGCCGAACTCAGTTACACCAGTGTCGATGACGTGATCGAAAACGGGATGCATCAATTCATCGATGGCTTCCAAAACCGATTGAATGAAATTGGCGTTGCGGTGGAATCGAATTTCTTCCACGTCCAACAAGAGCGTGGTTGA